Proteins found in one Mucilaginibacter gracilis genomic segment:
- a CDS encoding reverse transcriptase domain-containing protein, with protein MIPPFSERPPWLKGRGYLHITPKIDVYKRYAEIYHKVNDETFVAEHGFFPLIHSVIKERKFKKIPNGTGRAHSYKKGDEYKKTAKLRPLHYATHIDALIYGCYAEKLLKLYEVELQKYPGLTDCVIAYRKIEVDDPDNEEDDELPGKSTIHFAHEAFEEIKKRSVDGCVVLMFDIKSFFSELNHQKLKKAWCDLLQVEKLDQAHFNVFKATTNFRYILKDELRINPSKSGRRGGFDEKKLASIRKHEGIEAFFSSIDDFKNAIKNKKLKVYKHPFMKDNRPVGIPQGLPISAVLANLYLLEFDKVILEKIVNNADGFYRRYSDDIMIVCKPDEADGIEKFILNEIRESKVEISEDKTEKYLFQYEQISPRINRITSTLISGGKIKVGNPLTYLGFEFYGYRTLIKSANLAKYYRRMISSVSRKAGRALKISESLDSTPAIFPRQLRKIYNNVNLNKEKVYRKRKMLVKNDQGFYSFIFKAIPAKSGSNYFSYTKRASSIMVQPQINDQVRNHKRIFYASMAKHLKKR; from the coding sequence ATGATTCCCCCCTTTAGTGAAAGACCGCCCTGGTTAAAAGGCAGGGGCTATCTGCATATCACACCGAAAATCGATGTTTATAAAAGGTACGCTGAAATATACCATAAGGTTAATGATGAAACCTTTGTTGCGGAACATGGTTTTTTCCCCCTAATCCACTCTGTTATTAAGGAAAGGAAATTCAAAAAAATCCCAAATGGTACTGGCCGCGCTCATTCTTATAAAAAAGGTGATGAATATAAAAAGACAGCTAAATTAAGGCCGTTACACTATGCCACCCATATTGATGCGTTAATTTACGGCTGTTACGCAGAAAAGCTTTTAAAGCTATATGAGGTCGAATTACAAAAATATCCCGGGTTGACGGACTGTGTAATCGCGTACAGAAAAATAGAAGTTGATGATCCTGATAACGAAGAAGATGATGAACTTCCTGGGAAAAGTACTATACATTTTGCCCACGAAGCATTTGAAGAAATAAAAAAACGGTCAGTTGACGGCTGTGTAGTGTTAATGTTTGATATAAAAAGTTTTTTTAGCGAGCTCAACCATCAGAAGTTAAAAAAAGCTTGGTGCGATTTATTACAAGTAGAGAAGTTAGATCAGGCACACTTTAATGTTTTCAAAGCAACAACCAATTTTAGGTATATCTTAAAGGATGAATTACGAATTAATCCATCGAAATCAGGCCGGCGTGGTGGCTTTGATGAAAAGAAACTTGCCTCAATACGAAAACATGAGGGAATCGAAGCATTCTTTTCTTCAATTGATGATTTCAAGAACGCTATAAAGAACAAAAAACTAAAAGTCTATAAACACCCGTTTATGAAGGATAACCGGCCCGTAGGTATTCCCCAGGGATTACCCATCAGCGCGGTGTTGGCTAATTTATATCTTTTGGAGTTTGATAAGGTGATTTTAGAAAAAATCGTCAATAATGCCGATGGCTTTTACAGGCGGTACTCTGATGATATTATGATTGTTTGTAAACCCGATGAAGCAGACGGCATAGAAAAATTCATCCTTAATGAAATTAGGGAAAGCAAAGTTGAAATAAGCGAGGATAAGACAGAGAAGTACCTGTTTCAATATGAACAGATAAGCCCACGAATTAACCGAATTACCTCTACTCTTATTTCAGGCGGCAAAATAAAGGTTGGAAATCCGTTAACATATTTAGGATTTGAATTTTACGGTTATCGAACGTTAATAAAGTCGGCAAATTTGGCAAAATACTACCGCAGAATGATTTCTTCTGTAAGTAGAAAAGCTGGGCGGGCGCTCAAAATCAGTGAAAGTTTAGATAGTACTCCCGCTATTTTTCCGAGACAGCTGAGGAAGATATATAATAACGTAAATCTCAATAAAGAGAAAGTATATAGGAAACGTAAGATGCTTGTAAAAAACGATCAAGGATTTTATTCTTTCATATTTAAAGCGATTCCTGCTAAGTCAGGTAGTAATTACTTTTCTTACACAAAAAGGGCCAGCTCAATAATGGTGCAACCACAAATAAATGATCAAGTAAGAAATCATAAAAGAATTTTTTACGCATCAATGGCGAAACATTTAAAAAAACGTTAA
- a CDS encoding histone H1 produces MKKFQELKDLVSTIENDAVKFYEKGNKAAGTRLRNGLQQIKGLATDIRKDVTEIKNKAK; encoded by the coding sequence ATGAAAAAGTTCCAAGAATTGAAAGATTTGGTAAGCACCATTGAAAATGATGCCGTTAAATTCTATGAAAAAGGTAATAAGGCGGCCGGTACGCGCCTTCGCAATGGTTTACAGCAGATCAAAGGTTTGGCTACGGACATCCGCAAGGATGTGACCGAGATAAAAAATAAAGCCAAATAA
- a CDS encoding DUF4133 domain-containing protein: protein MSSVYQVNKGINKAIEFRGVKAQYIGYLAGVLVALLLLFAILYICGVNTWVCLILIGGTGTGLVTTIFRLSHKYGQYGLQKKSAKRSLPNYLKFRSRKLFIHLTEQSDLLSAVEKTIYPRKNIKVLPTGKDLGGAYDKY from the coding sequence ATGAGCAGCGTCTATCAGGTTAATAAGGGTATCAATAAGGCGATCGAGTTTCGGGGCGTCAAAGCGCAATACATCGGCTATCTGGCCGGTGTATTGGTCGCCTTACTGCTTTTGTTTGCCATCCTGTATATCTGCGGGGTCAACACCTGGGTTTGCCTGATCCTGATCGGCGGCACCGGTACAGGCTTAGTGACGACCATCTTTAGGCTAAGTCATAAATACGGACAGTACGGCTTACAGAAAAAGAGCGCCAAACGGAGTTTGCCCAACTACCTGAAATTCCGTTCAAGAAAATTATTTATTCACTTAACTGAGCAAAGCGATCTCTTGAGTGCCGTAGAAAAAACAATTTATCCACGAAAAAATATTAAAGTCCTCCCTACCGGGAAGGATTTAGGAGGGGCTTATGATAAATATTGA
- the traK gene encoding conjugative transposon protein TraK, producing the protein MFQQLKNIDTAFKHIKLFSYLLIAACIGVSCFAIYKSYQSSASDKARIYILANGKALEAFAADRKENIPVEIRDHIKMFHHYFFTLDPDDKQIQAGITQALYLADGSAKKAYDDLKEAGYFNNIVSGNISQQISVDSVQVDINQYPFYFKCFATEKLIRSTSTTGRSLVTQGYLRNVNRSDNNPHGFLIEKWETLENKDLTQSK; encoded by the coding sequence ATGTTTCAACAACTAAAAAATATCGACACCGCATTTAAGCATATCAAGCTGTTCAGTTATTTGCTGATCGCGGCTTGTATAGGCGTTTCCTGCTTTGCCATTTATAAAAGCTACCAAAGCTCAGCCAGTGATAAGGCACGCATTTATATCCTGGCCAACGGGAAAGCATTGGAGGCGTTCGCGGCAGACCGCAAGGAAAATATCCCGGTCGAGATCAGGGATCATATCAAAATGTTCCACCACTACTTTTTTACACTTGACCCGGATGATAAACAGATACAGGCCGGTATCACGCAGGCGCTTTATTTAGCGGACGGCAGCGCCAAGAAAGCCTACGACGACCTCAAGGAAGCCGGTTATTTCAACAACATCGTGAGCGGCAATATCAGCCAGCAGATCAGCGTGGACAGCGTACAGGTGGATATCAACCAATATCCATTTTATTTCAAATGCTTCGCCACCGAGAAGCTGATCCGCTCCACATCCACCACCGGCCGCAGCCTGGTTACGCAGGGCTATTTGCGAAATGTGAACCGCTCGGATAATAACCCGCATGGCTTCCTGATCGAAAAATGGGAAACATTAGAAAACAAGGATCTAACCCAAAGCAAATGA
- a CDS encoding conjugal transfer protein TraI — MKNSEENTDSDMNAIKKYMVILPLSAITIFVAIPKGADAQAVVGSVISSTVGRVIRAIDLKIQSMQNQTIWLQNAQKALENQLSKLKLTEISDWSSKQKDLFGEYYQELWDIKSAIAYYSKISELTQKQVALVHAYNQAWNLLKADKHFSADELAYMTKVYSGILEASVNDLDQILLVINARKTQMPDAKRMEIVNKAADHMDANYNDLRQFNSQNQILSLQRAGDENEVLTLKKYYGIN, encoded by the coding sequence ATGAAAAACTCCGAAGAAAACACAGATAGCGATATGAATGCAATAAAAAAATACATGGTAATTCTGCCCCTGTCGGCGATAACCATCTTTGTAGCCATACCCAAAGGCGCGGACGCGCAGGCCGTTGTAGGGTCAGTTATTTCCTCAACGGTAGGCCGGGTGATCCGGGCCATCGACCTGAAGATACAAAGTATGCAGAACCAAACGATCTGGCTGCAAAACGCGCAAAAGGCGCTGGAAAACCAATTGTCCAAACTGAAACTGACGGAAATATCCGATTGGTCGTCGAAACAGAAAGACCTGTTCGGCGAATACTACCAGGAATTATGGGACATTAAATCGGCCATCGCCTATTATTCGAAGATCAGCGAACTGACGCAAAAGCAGGTGGCCTTAGTCCATGCCTACAACCAGGCCTGGAACCTGCTCAAAGCGGACAAGCATTTTTCCGCTGATGAACTGGCCTACATGACCAAAGTCTATTCCGGCATACTGGAGGCCAGCGTGAATGACCTTGACCAGATCCTCTTAGTCATCAACGCCAGGAAAACCCAAATGCCGGATGCCAAACGCATGGAGATCGTTAACAAAGCCGCTGATCACATGGATGCCAATTACAACGATCTGCGGCAATTCAACAGCCAAAACCAAATTCTCAGCCTGCAACGTGCAGGCGATGAGAACGAGGTGTTAACACTGAAAAAATATTACGGTATTAATTAA
- a CDS encoding J domain-containing protein, producing the protein MKWFNNCGTLEEVKALYKKLAKQYHPDLGGDTVTMQEINKEYAFASAKAIKGANLSDEETENEILSSEGYRNAIEKIIHLDDITIELVGYWLWCTGNTYPVRATLKDAGFLFASKKLAWYFRTAEYKVSKGGKKSLNEIRDKYGSEVLNERKPKHNNFIK; encoded by the coding sequence ATGAAGTGGTTTAATAACTGCGGAACATTGGAGGAAGTGAAAGCCCTTTATAAAAAGCTGGCTAAACAATATCACCCAGATTTAGGCGGTGATACGGTTACCATGCAGGAAATCAACAAAGAATATGCCTTTGCATCTGCTAAAGCCATTAAGGGCGCTAATCTATCCGATGAGGAAACTGAGAACGAAATCCTGTCGTCCGAAGGCTACCGCAATGCCATTGAGAAAATTATCCATTTAGACGATATCACCATTGAGTTAGTAGGATACTGGCTTTGGTGTACTGGCAATACCTACCCAGTAAGAGCTACCCTAAAGGATGCGGGTTTCCTTTTTGCATCTAAAAAATTGGCGTGGTATTTCCGTACCGCCGAATACAAGGTTAGCAAGGGCGGTAAAAAGTCGTTAAATGAAATTCGGGATAAGTATGGCAGCGAGGTTTTGAATGAGCGGAAGCCGAAGCACAACAATTTTATTAAGTAA
- a CDS encoding WYL domain-containing protein, with protein MESKLFSIGDIVTLKMHPYSDGSTEIIISGDHIMLPPLMVVAEIYKAKQSFSGVKSDTYKYRCTWFSPKPYKFIFAEIDEDDLKLILKCSSTINRNYLKRGDKVAFKTAPIELGKKKSSLNYEDNSVNAGVGSTVINSLLSFLPPVLQLVDIEPHKSKHALTDKKLTPIRNVSALDVRINLFDPTDDKISGYTLPLEALELIEEVDASTILALSQIIKRSGFVNIKTEKLETLAKPRNIAYRGGYYFLRAYDYLLNKVEEFDIVQATTFAKIKSPFIAEAPKFDIVHKPEAATPEFIATEIADAIKDALASLSYIRIKYKSRNDQLSHRTLKNYNIINVKEGSFDVNYLVGYCLLRHDNRSFRIDRIQSLQKLDLSYK; from the coding sequence ATGGAATCTAAACTTTTTAGCATTGGTGATATTGTAACACTGAAGATGCATCCATATAGTGATGGTAGTACAGAAATTATCATTAGCGGCGATCACATCATGCTACCCCCATTAATGGTTGTTGCCGAGATTTATAAAGCTAAACAAAGCTTTTCCGGCGTGAAATCAGATACTTATAAATATAGATGCACGTGGTTTTCGCCAAAACCATATAAGTTTATTTTTGCAGAAATTGATGAAGATGATTTGAAACTCATACTTAAATGTTCTTCAACCATTAACAGAAACTATTTGAAAAGAGGTGATAAAGTCGCTTTTAAAACTGCACCGATTGAACTGGGCAAAAAGAAATCATCACTCAACTATGAAGATAATTCAGTAAACGCAGGCGTAGGAAGCACTGTTATTAATTCTTTACTCTCATTCTTACCGCCCGTTTTACAATTGGTTGATATTGAGCCTCACAAATCAAAACATGCGTTAACAGATAAGAAACTAACTCCGATACGCAACGTATCTGCTCTTGACGTAAGAATTAATCTTTTTGATCCTACGGATGATAAAATTTCGGGTTATACTCTGCCCTTAGAAGCGTTGGAACTTATTGAAGAAGTAGATGCATCAACTATTTTAGCCCTTTCGCAAATTATTAAGCGTTCGGGATTTGTAAATATCAAAACGGAGAAATTAGAAACGTTGGCGAAACCCAGGAATATCGCTTATCGCGGTGGCTATTACTTTTTAAGAGCGTATGATTATCTATTAAATAAAGTAGAAGAATTTGATATCGTTCAAGCCACAACGTTTGCTAAGATAAAAAGCCCTTTTATTGCAGAAGCACCCAAATTTGATATAGTACACAAACCCGAAGCGGCTACTCCAGAATTTATCGCAACAGAAATAGCAGACGCAATTAAAGATGCGTTGGCAAGTCTTTCGTACATTAGAATCAAGTACAAAAGTCGTAACGACCAATTATCTCACCGCACTTTAAAAAATTATAATATTATCAACGTAAAGGAAGGTTCATTTGATGTCAATTATCTGGTAGGTTATTGTTTATTGAGGCATGATAATAGGAGTTTTAGAATTGACCGTATTCAAAGTTTACAAAAATTGGACTTATCGTACAAGTAG
- a CDS encoding TerB family tellurite resistance protein — protein MPGRVFVALACFILSALSFLPAKAQVATGQDMQQLLLDIEKLTQFKAILSDMEQGYTILTQGYGMVKDLSQGNFNLHSAFLSSLMAVSPEIRKYGRIANIIADQASIVTEYKAAWKRANAGGHFNSDELLYINNVFQHLLNQSVDNLTNLTNVITAGSLRMSDAERLQAIDHIYSDTQNKLVFLRHFNNQVTILSVQRQKAINEVQTLKNLF, from the coding sequence ATGCCGGGGAGGGTTTTTGTCGCGCTGGCTTGCTTTATCCTTTCGGCTTTAAGCTTTCTGCCAGCAAAGGCGCAGGTAGCCACTGGACAAGATATGCAGCAATTGCTATTGGATATTGAAAAGCTGACACAGTTCAAAGCGATCCTGTCGGATATGGAGCAGGGCTATACCATTCTTACGCAAGGGTATGGTATGGTCAAGGACCTTTCACAGGGCAATTTCAACCTGCATTCCGCTTTTTTAAGCAGCCTCATGGCGGTTAGCCCAGAGATTAGGAAATACGGACGCATTGCAAATATCATCGCAGACCAGGCCAGTATCGTTACCGAGTATAAGGCTGCCTGGAAACGGGCCAATGCTGGCGGCCATTTCAACTCGGATGAACTGCTGTATATCAACAATGTATTTCAGCATCTGCTCAACCAGAGCGTGGATAACCTGACCAATTTAACCAACGTCATTACCGCGGGAAGCCTGCGCATGAGCGATGCCGAACGCCTGCAAGCCATAGACCATATCTATTCCGACACGCAAAACAAGCTGGTTTTCCTGCGGCACTTTAATAACCAGGTAACTATTCTTTCGGTGCAGCGGCAAAAGGCGATAAACGAGGTACAGACACTTAAAAACCTTTTTTAA
- a CDS encoding conjugative transposon protein TraM, with protein MKQQTAEQLEQQEKLKKFLLVLPLLILPFLALAFYGLGGGKGQSNSQAVAYKGINTQLPEAQFKKDQPQDKMSLYNQAAQDSVRSKNNAANPLFSLAKPETGSAYGPSADASAEKINQKLAQIGREINKPQPSATTSYSNPAVTQSSTETDKLEKLLKSMNSKNADDPELKQLNSMLDKIAAIQNPGSVQPPTIKPEQSVKPDSAFKAIPAVIEGRQKVAQGGMVRLRLLDTIVLKNITIPKGQLLFGSCNITNQRLLLNIKNIRLGNAIIPVDLSVFSLDGLLGIDAPEAELGEAAGNGIGNGVQGMQFLSMDQSLGVQAAGAGIEAAKGLLNKKVKRIKVKLKDGQRILLRNNQLKNH; from the coding sequence ATGAAACAACAAACCGCAGAACAGCTGGAGCAACAGGAAAAGCTCAAAAAATTCTTACTGGTGCTGCCCTTACTCATCCTGCCTTTTTTAGCCCTGGCATTTTACGGATTAGGCGGCGGGAAAGGGCAAAGCAACAGCCAGGCCGTAGCCTATAAAGGCATCAACACGCAATTGCCGGAAGCACAATTCAAAAAAGACCAGCCGCAGGATAAAATGAGCCTGTACAACCAGGCGGCACAGGACTCGGTACGGTCAAAGAACAATGCCGCTAACCCGCTGTTCTCCCTGGCTAAACCGGAAACAGGCAGCGCATACGGCCCATCGGCAGATGCAAGCGCCGAAAAGATCAACCAAAAGCTGGCACAGATCGGCCGCGAGATCAATAAGCCGCAGCCATCGGCGACCACTTCTTATAGTAACCCTGCCGTAACGCAAAGCAGCACGGAAACGGATAAGCTGGAAAAACTGCTGAAATCCATGAACAGCAAGAATGCCGACGATCCCGAATTAAAGCAGCTCAACAGTATGCTGGATAAGATCGCCGCTATCCAAAACCCCGGTTCAGTGCAGCCACCAACGATCAAACCCGAACAGTCGGTCAAACCCGACAGCGCTTTTAAAGCGATACCCGCCGTCATCGAGGGCAGGCAAAAAGTAGCGCAGGGCGGCATGGTCAGGTTGCGCCTGCTTGATACCATCGTGTTGAAGAACATTACGATCCCCAAAGGCCAGTTATTGTTTGGTTCCTGCAATATTACCAACCAGCGCCTGCTACTGAATATTAAAAATATCCGCCTGGGCAACGCCATTATCCCGGTCGATCTTTCGGTTTTCTCCTTAGATGGGCTGTTAGGCATTGATGCCCCGGAAGCTGAATTAGGCGAGGCCGCCGGGAACGGCATTGGCAACGGTGTACAAGGCATGCAGTTTTTGAGTATGGATCAGTCGTTGGGTGTGCAGGCGGCAGGTGCCGGGATCGAAGCGGCTAAAGGCTTGCTCAACAAAAAAGTGAAGCGCATAAAAGTGAAGCTCAAAGACGGCCAGCGCATCTTATTACGCAATAACCAGCTTAAAAATCACTAA
- the traJ gene encoding conjugative transposon protein TraJ: MKKIKMLIKSSPFRGLGGVLLLLLLPHLSRADGLADDLKGMQPVLDNVYNQMLPLCSQLIGAARGIAGFAALWYIASRVWRQIAAAEPIDFYPLLRPFALGIAILLFPAVIAVMNGVLQPVVSATGNMVQSSNTAIAQLLAQKEAAVKNSSAYQMYEGADGNGDQEKWFKYTHPDDPNGDNQGIFDGIGNDIKFWAAKQSYSFRNSIKQWMSEVLEVLYAASSLCINTIRTFFLIVLAILGPLVFGLSTFDGFQHNLHQWLARYINIFLWLPIANIFGAIIGKVQENMLKLDISQIQSQGDTFFNSTDTAYLIFLLIGILGYFSVPTVANFIVHAHGQNGMLQRVNSISASTTSTVVSAGAAVGSSAGSRALQGASNIINAPGDFMKGYNSAGTGGSDHQKDRLSGKSS; encoded by the coding sequence ATGAAAAAAATTAAAATGCTAATCAAAAGCTCCCCCTTCAGGGGACTGGGGGGCGTTCTGCTGTTGCTGCTCCTGCCGCATCTTTCGCGGGCGGACGGCCTGGCCGACGACCTCAAGGGGATGCAGCCGGTACTCGACAACGTGTACAATCAAATGCTGCCGCTTTGCAGCCAGCTGATCGGCGCGGCGCGCGGCATAGCGGGGTTTGCGGCCCTTTGGTATATCGCTTCGCGGGTATGGCGGCAGATCGCGGCCGCCGAGCCTATCGACTTCTATCCTTTGCTCCGGCCTTTCGCTTTGGGAATCGCCATTCTTTTATTTCCGGCGGTGATAGCTGTCATGAACGGCGTTTTGCAGCCGGTGGTATCGGCAACGGGCAACATGGTGCAAAGTAGCAATACGGCCATTGCCCAACTGCTGGCCCAAAAGGAAGCGGCTGTTAAAAATTCCTCGGCTTACCAAATGTACGAGGGCGCAGACGGCAATGGCGACCAGGAAAAGTGGTTTAAGTACACGCATCCCGATGACCCGAACGGCGATAACCAGGGCATTTTTGACGGTATCGGCAATGATATTAAGTTTTGGGCGGCCAAGCAATCCTATTCGTTCCGCAACAGCATCAAGCAATGGATGTCCGAAGTTTTAGAGGTGTTGTATGCGGCTTCGTCCCTTTGTATCAATACCATACGGACGTTCTTTTTGATCGTACTGGCAATACTCGGCCCGTTGGTATTCGGTTTATCCACCTTCGACGGTTTCCAGCATAATTTGCACCAATGGCTCGCCCGGTATATCAATATCTTTTTGTGGCTGCCTATCGCCAATATTTTTGGCGCCATCATCGGGAAAGTACAGGAGAATATGCTCAAACTCGACATCTCGCAGATCCAGAGCCAGGGCGATACTTTCTTTAATTCGACCGATACGGCGTATTTGATTTTTTTGCTGATCGGCATTCTGGGTTATTTCTCGGTGCCAACCGTCGCCAATTTTATTGTACATGCACACGGCCAAAACGGTATGCTGCAGAGGGTAAACAGTATATCTGCGAGCACAACCAGTACCGTAGTTAGCGCCGGTGCGGCTGTTGGTTCTTCCGCCGGGTCAAGGGCGCTTCAGGGTGCCAGCAATATTATAAATGCGCCGGGCGACTTTATGAAAGGCTATAACAGCGCAGGTACGGGCGGAAGTGACCACCAGAAAGACCGGCTATCCGGTAAAAGCAGTTAA
- a CDS encoding TraG family conjugative transposon ATPase codes for MINIEAILPVYKVENNCILSRQGDITIAYKLELPDIFTLSGQEYEALHHAWLKAIKILPQHSIVHKQDIFIRAGYQGKTGQSASFLADASEQYFEGRPYVEHSCYILLTKQPSGRKAASSGYSGLMRKSPVPAQAMNEQLYRDFIEKAGAFERILSDSGFVSLKRLTNEELAGTKSKAGIIEQYCFLQGENERPFIKDVHLKDEIRIGDNHCQLFTLSDVEDLPSLCGSRVNYDKYSTDKTKFSVGFASPLGLLLDCNHIYNQFIFIGDAQKTLKGLEKKRLRLQSLSAYSRENAIARDATSDFLNEAIAEQRLPVKAHFNVMTWTSDTKQIQEIRNKVGSAMAQMDASGKQETDGAPQIWWAGLPGNAADFPMNDTFDTFLEQATCFLNLESNYRTSQSGFGIRLGDRISGKPVRADISDEPMKKGYITNRNKMILGPSGSGKSFFTNHMINSYYEQGAHIVLVDVGHSYKGLCDLVGGYYFTYEENNPIRFNPFYIAKGEVLDIEKKESLKTLLLALWKKENENFARSEYVAISNAITLYYQHLARHPNIFPGFNSFYDFLMEEYLVVLENGKVKEKDFDIANLLYVLNPYYKGGEFDYLLNATENLDLLNERFIVFELDNIKSHEILFPVVTIIIMEVFISKMRKLPKSVRKVILIEEAWKAIAKDGMAEYIKFLFKTVRKFFGEAIVVTQEVEDILSSPIIKQAIVNNSDCKILLDQSKYQNKFDDVQELLGLTEKEKALILSMNKANDPAYRYKEVFISLGGQSSKVYRTEVSPSEYYAYTTEASEKAKVLEYAEQYGSMEKGIAAMVQNIN; via the coding sequence ATGATAAATATTGAAGCTATATTGCCCGTTTATAAGGTCGAAAACAATTGCATTCTTTCCAGGCAAGGCGATATTACTATCGCTTATAAACTGGAACTGCCGGATATTTTTACCCTGTCGGGCCAGGAATACGAGGCTCTGCACCATGCCTGGCTCAAAGCCATCAAGATATTGCCGCAGCACAGCATCGTGCACAAACAGGATATTTTTATCCGGGCGGGCTATCAGGGTAAAACAGGTCAATCGGCCAGTTTCTTAGCAGATGCCAGCGAACAATATTTTGAGGGACGCCCTTATGTGGAGCATAGCTGTTATATCCTGCTGACCAAACAGCCGTCCGGACGGAAAGCGGCCAGCAGCGGTTATTCGGGCCTGATGCGCAAATCACCCGTACCCGCGCAGGCCATGAACGAGCAGTTGTACCGCGACTTTATCGAAAAGGCCGGAGCGTTCGAGCGCATTCTTTCGGACAGCGGTTTTGTTAGCTTAAAACGCCTGACCAATGAGGAACTGGCCGGCACCAAAAGCAAGGCAGGTATTATCGAGCAGTACTGTTTCCTGCAAGGTGAGAATGAAAGGCCGTTCATCAAGGACGTTCACCTGAAAGACGAAATTCGTATCGGCGATAATCATTGCCAGCTATTCACCTTATCGGATGTTGAGGACTTGCCATCGCTCTGCGGCAGCCGGGTCAATTATGACAAGTACAGCACCGATAAGACCAAGTTCAGTGTCGGTTTTGCCTCGCCGTTAGGTTTACTATTGGACTGTAACCACATCTACAACCAGTTCATCTTTATAGGCGATGCGCAGAAAACACTCAAAGGGCTGGAAAAGAAAAGATTACGTTTGCAATCCTTATCAGCTTACAGTAGAGAGAATGCCATTGCAAGGGATGCGACTTCGGATTTTCTGAACGAGGCCATCGCCGAACAAAGGCTGCCGGTTAAGGCGCATTTTAATGTGATGACCTGGACAAGCGACACGAAGCAAATACAGGAGATCAGGAATAAGGTAGGTTCCGCAATGGCCCAAATGGATGCTTCGGGTAAACAGGAAACTGATGGCGCGCCGCAGATCTGGTGGGCGGGCTTACCCGGCAATGCCGCAGACTTTCCGATGAACGATACGTTCGATACTTTTTTGGAGCAGGCCACCTGTTTTCTGAATTTGGAAAGTAATTACCGCACCTCGCAAAGCGGCTTCGGTATTCGCCTGGGCGACAGAATATCCGGCAAACCGGTTAGGGCGGACATATCCGACGAGCCGATGAAAAAAGGTTATATCACCAATCGCAACAAGATGATCTTAGGCCCGTCCGGTTCGGGTAAGTCTTTCTTCACCAACCACATGATAAACTCTTACTATGAACAAGGCGCACATATCGTTTTGGTGGATGTAGGCCACAGCTATAAAGGACTTTGCGATTTGGTGGGTGGTTATTACTTCACCTACGAGGAAAACAACCCGATCCGCTTTAATCCTTTTTATATAGCTAAGGGTGAAGTACTGGACATTGAGAAAAAAGAAAGCCTGAAAACGCTGTTACTGGCACTCTGGAAAAAGGAGAACGAGAATTTCGCAAGATCTGAATATGTAGCCATTTCCAATGCTATTACTTTATACTATCAGCACTTAGCCAGACACCCGAATATCTTTCCCGGCTTTAATTCTTTCTATGATTTTTTGATGGAAGAATACTTAGTGGTATTGGAAAACGGTAAGGTCAAAGAGAAAGATTTTGACATCGCGAACCTGCTGTATGTGCTCAATCCTTACTACAAAGGCGGTGAGTTTGATTACCTGCTGAACGCGACGGAGAACCTCGATCTGCTCAACGAACGCTTTATTGTGTTCGAACTGGACAACATCAAGAGCCACGAGATTTTGTTCCCGGTGGTGACGATCATCATTATGGAGGTGTTCATTTCCAAGATGCGAAAACTGCCTAAAAGCGTCCGTAAAGTCATTTTGATCGAGGAAGCCTGGAAAGCAATTGCCAAAGATGGTATGGCCGAGTACATTAAATTTCTCTTTAAAACGGTTCGAAAATTCTTTGGCGAGGCCATCGTCGTAACCCAGGAAGTAGAGGATATTTTAAGCTCACCAATTATCAAGCAGGCCATTGTCAATAACTCTGATTGTAAGATCCTTTTAGACCAATCAAAATACCAGAACAAGTTTGACGATGTGCAGGAACTGTTGGGCCTCACCGAAAAAGAAAAGGCGCTGATCTTATCTATGAATAAGGCCAACGACCCGGCTTACCGGTACAAAGAAGTTTTTATCAGCCTGGGCGGGCAAAGTTCGAAAGTCTACCGTACCGAAGTATCACCCTCTGAATATTACGCCTACACCACCGAAGCATCCGAAAAAGCAAAAGTGTTGGAATATGCTGAGCAATACGGCAGCATGGAAAAAGGCATAGCCGCAATGGTACAAAACATTAATTAA